A window of Candidatus Eisenbacteria bacterium genomic DNA:
TCGAGCAGATCCGGCTCGAGCGCATCGCATTGCCCGAGGAGAACGTGACCGCCGTGTTCGAGCAGATGCGCGCCGAGCGCCGCCAGTACGCGGCGAAATTCCGGGCCGAGGGCGAACGCGAGGCCAGTCGAATCCGCTCCGCAGCCAGCCTCGAAGCGGCCCAGATCCGCGCGAAGGGCGCCGAGGAGGCGGCCCGCATCCGCGGCGAGTCGGCCGCCCTGGTGGCGAAGACCTACGCAGACGCGAATCGCGCGGATCCGGAGTTCTACAAGTTCACCCGGTCCCTGGAGTCCCTCGACAAGCTGATCAACGACAACACCAGCCTGATCCTCCGGACCGACACCGAACCGTTCTCGCTGCTCCAGAGCCAGAGCGCAAGCGGCCGATGAGGAGGTCCGCCGCCCCCTCGGAGCTCCGACTGCTCGTCGCGCCGCTGGGTCGCCTGCTCGACGCGGCGTGGCGACGCATGCACTGGTGGGTCGCAGCGATGGCGTTCCTCTACGCGGTGTCGGGCATCACGGTGATCGGGCCGGACGAGGTCGGTGTGGTGGAGCGCTGGGGACGAGTGGTTGGCGACTCCCCGGCGACCCGCGAACACGGCCCCGGCCTTCTCTTTGCGTTCCCGAAGCCGGTCGACCAGGTCGTGCGCGTGAAGACCCGGAACGTACGCGAGCTGCCCGTCCGACTGGCTCCGTCGTCGTACGTGGGGACCAGCGCGACGACGCTCGATCCACTGACCGTGGGCTATGCGCTCACCGGCGACCAGAACATCGTCCACGTCCAGCTGGTCGCACGATTCCGGGTGCACGATGCGGCGGAATGGGCGTTCTACGGCCCGCCCTCGGAAGAGATCGTGCGCACCGAGGTGATCGCTGCGACGGTCCGTTCGCTCGGCGAGATGGACGTCGATCGGGTCCTCTCCGACCAGCGCAAGGACCTGATCAAGGCAGTGACGCGTCGCGCGCAGGCGGGCCTCGACGCCGCGGGCTCCGGCTTGGAGCTGGTCTCGCTCGAGCTCACCGACCTCTCTCCGCCGGTCGCGCTCCGGCGGGACTTCGAAGCAGTGCAGAGCGCGTACATCGGCGCCGAGACCCAGAAGAAGGACGCGCAGGCGTTCGCCCAAGACATCGTTCCCAAGGCCAACGCATCCGCCAACACCGAGGTGCAGTCCGCCCGCGCCGACGCGGCGACCGACCAAGCGAGGGCGCAGGGCGACGCGAACGCCTTCCTCGCTCTCGAACGCGAGTACCGGGCCGATCCCGCCGTCGTGCGCGAGCGTCTCTATCGCGATGGGGTGGAGCGGGCGGTCGCATCGGCGGGCGCAGTCCGCTGGCTTCCGCCGCCCGCGGGAGGCGACTATCACGGCCTGCGCGTTCTCGTCGCTCCCGAGCCGCAGCGTCCCCCGAGCGAGTCGAACCGTTCGACGGTGCCGCTCGGGCGACCGCCCGAGGAGCTTCCGTGAGCGCGATCGCGCCCGGCATGGAGGCGGACTCGAGCGCGATGCCCGCCGGAGCGCTCTCGGCGCAGGAGCGCCGCCGCATCGGCATGCGCCTCGGCGCAGGGCTCGTGGGCGTCGGACTGCTCGCCCTCGGCACGCTCCTGATCCGACTCGCGCCGGGCCAGTGGCAGCTCGGCGAGGTGCTCCGCGGACTCGCGGCCGTCGTGGTCGGAACACCGATCCTGATCGCCGGGGTGCGCGGC
This region includes:
- a CDS encoding protease modulator HflC, whose protein sequence is EQIRLERIALPEENVTAVFEQMRAERRQYAAKFRAEGEREASRIRSAASLEAAQIRAKGAEEAARIRGESAALVAKTYADANRADPEFYKFTRSLESLDKLINDNTSLILRTDTEPFSLLQSQSASGR
- a CDS encoding protease modulator HflK; this encodes MRRSAAPSELRLLVAPLGRLLDAAWRRMHWWVAAMAFLYAVSGITVIGPDEVGVVERWGRVVGDSPATREHGPGLLFAFPKPVDQVVRVKTRNVRELPVRLAPSSYVGTSATTLDPLTVGYALTGDQNIVHVQLVARFRVHDAAEWAFYGPPSEEIVRTEVIAATVRSLGEMDVDRVLSDQRKDLIKAVTRRAQAGLDAAGSGLELVSLELTDLSPPVALRRDFEAVQSAYIGAETQKKDAQAFAQDIVPKANASANTEVQSARADAATDQARAQGDANAFLALEREYRADPAVVRERLYRDGVERAVASAGAVRWLPPPAGGDYHGLRVLVAPEPQRPPSESNRSTVPLGRPPEELP